The Panacibacter microcysteis DNA window GACTGCTCCCTTTTGCTGGAACCATTCATGACCATGACTTCGCTTCAGTCTTCGCATTGCCCGGCAAAGTTCCTGCCGTACAAGAGTGCGACGCAACGGAAGTTCAATATGTGTACAGGTGCCGGGTACATAAAAATCAGTAATCCAGTTCCAGCCGTAATTTATCTCTCAGGTCTCTTAACAAGGGATACCTTTCGGCCATCTTCTCAAAGCGCTGCCGGCTGTTGAGTACAAGGTTTGCCGGTACTTCTTCCTCTTCTCCCTGCTCTACAAGTACTTTAAAGGTAATACTGCGGTTGTTGAAAGCCTGCTGTACAAAATCTGCCAGCAACATCTTTTCCTGTTCTATAAAGCGCTGTTGCGTAATGGCATGCACAACCACGGTGAAGAAATTATCTGTTTCTATATTAAGCTTTGCAAGCTTAAACGTATTGGCAGAAGAATGCTTTTGTTGCTCTTCCATCTTTAAGCCATATTGGTTCCAGGTATCCTGCAGTTTGTTTAGTTCCAGCGCTTCTGCTTCTTTGATCTCCTCAATATTGTACTGGTCGCCAATTTTGGCCCTTAAAGTTTCGAGCAGGCTTACCTTGCCAACCGCAGGCCGGGCGGTTGCGGCCGCTGCAGATTGTGCACCATTAACAGGTAGTTTTGCTGCCACGGTTGCCGTGGCTGTATTGGCTTTTGGCTTTGTTGCTGGTTTTGTTTCCGGCTGTACTTCTTCCTGTATGTATAACCTGGACGACTGCTGAGTGGCGGGTTTGGCATCTGTAGCCGCTGCCTTTACCTGCAAAGGATTGATGTTTTTAATTTTATAAGCTACAGGGCCGTCAAGCCGTTTTTTTTTAATTACGGTACCATTATCTGTGGAAAGTTCAATGGCCTGTTGCAAAAAGTTGAGTTTAATCAGCGCCATTTCCACGTGCAGTCTTTTGTTGCGGGCCATCTTGTAGTTAATTTCCGCTTCGTTCAAAATGTTCAAAGCACTTACCAAAAAGGAAAGGCCGGTGGCTTTCGCTACCGAAGTGTATTTTTCCTGCATACCTTCTACCACATCCAGTAATGCTGCGGCCTTTACATCTTTACATACCAGTATGTTTCGTATAAATTCTGCAAAGCCATTTAGCACCATGTCGCCTTCAAAACCTTTTTTATTGATCTCATCATACAGCAACATAGCCGCTGCAAGATCCTGTTGCAGCAGGTGCTCCAATAAACGGAAATAGTAGTCGTGATCAAGAATATTTAAATGCTCCAGCGTATTCTGGTATGTTACTTCGCCGTTGGTAAAGCTTACGATTTTGTCCAGAATGCTTAGTGCATCCCGCATGCAACCCTCGCTTTTCTGTGCTATTACCTGCAATGCAGCTTTGTCTGCTTTTATTTCTTCCTTATCGGCTATTTCCTGCAGGTGCTCTACGGTATCATTTCCTGTAATACGTTTAAAATCGAAGATCTGGCAACGCGATAAAATGGTAGGAAGTATTTTGTGCTTTTCTGTAGTAGCTAAAATGAATATAGCATAAGGTGGCGGTTCTTCCAGTGTTTTAAGGAATGCATTGAATGCGCTTGCGCTAAGCATGTGTACCTCATCTACAATATATACTTTGTACTTACCTGCCTGTGGTGCAAAGCGCACCTGCTCTACAAGAGATCTTATATCATCCACAGAATTATTCGAAGCGGCATCCAGTTCATGAATGTTCAAAGAAATTCCATCGTTAAAACTTTTGCATGAATGACATTCGTTGCATGCTTCACCATCCGGCTGAAGATTCTCGCAATTGATTGTTTTGGCAAGTATACGTGCACAGGTTGTTTTACCTACGCCACGCGGACCACAAAACAGAAAAGCATGCGCAAGCTGGTTATTCCTGATAGCGTTTTTGAGCGTGGTGGTAATGTGGGCCTGGCCAACAACAGTGTCAAAGGTTTGTGGCCTGTATTTTCTTGCCGAAACAATAAATTTGTCCATAACACTGCAAGATAATAATGTTCACTGTTTTCGATCTGTGGTTTAAGATTTAGTTGTGCACATCAGGAAACAATGGTTATGTCGTTATCAGTAAGCAGCGGAAGGTTTTTGAACCGCAGTATCAGGTTGGCTACAACAATCACGTCCCGCTGGCAATATTCAACAATCCTCGGTAGGTTTTTTTCCTCGTAGTAAACATGTTGCACCTGGCTGCCATCAATATCTGTTTTTGAAGTAGGCACATCCAATACATTTGCCAGCAGGTGAAGTGATGTATAATGTTTGTAATCGCCAAATTTCCACCACTGCAGCGTATCTGTCATCTTCACTTCCCATGGTTTTGCACCCTGGAAGCTGAGATATGAAGGAAGCGGTATATGATTGATGAGCATACGCCTGCACAAATAAGGAATATCGAACTCTCTTATATTATGTCCTGCAAATTGAAAATTTTTATTATGTTTATGCCACTTATCTGTTATCTCAATAAATGACCGAAGCAGCAATCCCTCATCGTCTCCTGAAATACTTTTTAAGCGTAGTGATGGCTTATTTTCTTCATTATTATGAAAGAATCCGGTGCTTATACAAATCACTTTTCCAAACTCTGCAAGTATGCCAGCCCTTTGCTGGTAAGCGTTTTCAGGCGAAACATTTTCTGGCACGGTTTTGGAAATCTTGTCG harbors:
- a CDS encoding 3'-5' exonuclease; this encodes MTNVYGADSIYNLLVIDIETVPQYRDYAQLPEAWKSLWSDKISKTVPENVSPENAYQQRAGILAEFGKVICISTGFFHNNEENKPSLRLKSISGDDEGLLLRSFIEITDKWHKHNKNFQFAGHNIREFDIPYLCRRMLINHIPLPSYLSFQGAKPWEVKMTDTLQWWKFGDYKHYTSLHLLANVLDVPTSKTDIDGSQVQHVYYEEKNLPRIVEYCQRDVIVVANLILRFKNLPLLTDNDITIVS
- a CDS encoding DNA polymerase III subunit gamma/tau; this translates as MDKFIVSARKYRPQTFDTVVGQAHITTTLKNAIRNNQLAHAFLFCGPRGVGKTTCARILAKTINCENLQPDGEACNECHSCKSFNDGISLNIHELDAASNNSVDDIRSLVEQVRFAPQAGKYKVYIVDEVHMLSASAFNAFLKTLEEPPPYAIFILATTEKHKILPTILSRCQIFDFKRITGNDTVEHLQEIADKEEIKADKAALQVIAQKSEGCMRDALSILDKIVSFTNGEVTYQNTLEHLNILDHDYYFRLLEHLLQQDLAAAMLLYDEINKKGFEGDMVLNGFAEFIRNILVCKDVKAAALLDVVEGMQEKYTSVAKATGLSFLVSALNILNEAEINYKMARNKRLHVEMALIKLNFLQQAIELSTDNGTVIKKKRLDGPVAYKIKNINPLQVKAAATDAKPATQQSSRLYIQEEVQPETKPATKPKANTATATVAAKLPVNGAQSAAAATARPAVGKVSLLETLRAKIGDQYNIEEIKEAEALELNKLQDTWNQYGLKMEEQQKHSSANTFKLAKLNIETDNFFTVVVHAITQQRFIEQEKMLLADFVQQAFNNRSITFKVLVEQGEEEEVPANLVLNSRQRFEKMAERYPLLRDLRDKLRLELDY